Below is a window of Pseudomonas monteilii DNA.
TGCGGTGTACCGAGCGTGGCGCCCAGTCACCCTTGCGCACTTCGTCGAGCATGGCGCCGCGGATGCGGATGCCGGCATAGGTCTCGAAGCTGGCGCCCTTGCTGGCGTCGTACTTGTTGGCGACTTCCAGCAGGCCGAGCATGCCGGCCTGGATCAGGTCTTCGACCTGCACGTTGGCCGGCAGACGCGCCAGCAGGTGGTAGGCGATACGCTTGACCAGGGGCGCATGACGCTCGATCAGCGCGTACTGGGCGTCCTTGGATGGCTTGCTGTACATCTTGAAACCGCTCGCACTCATAGTACCGGCCCCGCGCTGGTCGGTTGCACCAGACGTTCGACGAAGAATTCAAGGTGCCCGCGTGGGTTGGCGGGCAATGGCCAACTGTCGACTTTCTGCGCGATGGCCTTGAAGGCCAGGGCGCACTTGGAGCGCGGGAAGGCCTCGTAGACCGCCCGCTGTTTCTGCACGGCCTTGCGCACGCACTCGTCGTAGGGCACGGCGCCGACGTACTGCAAGGCTACATCGAGGAAGCGGTCGGTGACCTTGGTCAGCTTGGCGAACAGGTTGCGCCCTTCCTGGGGGCTCTGCGCCATGTTGGCCAGGACCCGGAACCGGTTCATGCCGTAGTCACGGTTGAGCAGCTTGATCAGGGCATAGGCGTCGGTGATGGAGGTCGGCTCGTCGCAGACCACCAGGAGCACCTCCTGGGCCGCGCGCACGAAGCTCACCACCGAATCGCCGATCCCGGCGGCGGTGTCGATCACCAGCACGTCGAGGTTGTCGCCGATCTCGCTGAACGCCTGGATCAGCCCGGCGTGCTGCGCCGGGGCCAACTGCACCATGCTCTGGGTGCCGGAGGCCGCCGGGACCACGCGGATGCCACCGGGCCCCTGCAGCATGACGTCGCGCAGGTCGCAGCGCCCTTCGATCACGTCCGCCAGCGTGCGCTTGGGCGTCAGGCCCAGGAGCACGTCGACGTTGGCCAGACCCAGGTCGGCGTCCAGCAACATCACGCGCCGCCCCAGCTCGGCCAGGGCCAGCGACAGGTTCACTGAAACGTTGGTCTTGCCAACGCCGCCCTTGCCGCCGGTCACGGCGATCACCTGTACAGGATGCATGCTACCCATGTTTGTTATTTACCTTGTCTCGCTGGCATCCAAGCCGCACGAGGGACGTCGTCTTCAGGGCACGCGGCCTGGAAAACCCCTGTTTGGAGGTGGTCTGCACTTCGTTCATGGTCAACCTGCGCGCTTGCCAGGGTTGTGGTAGAGATCAGCGAACATGTCGGCCATGGCCTCGTCGCTGGGCTCGTCCTGCACTTGCACGCTCACCGCGCGGCTCACCAGCTGATGCTTGCGCGGCAGGTGCAGGTCTTCGGGTATCCGGGGTCCATCGGTCAGATAGGCCACGGGCAGTTCGTGTTCGATGGCCAGGCTCAGGACTTCGCCCAGGCCAGCCGTTTCGTCCAGCTTGCTCAGGATGCAGCCGGCCAGGCCACAGCGCTTGTAGCTGTGGTAGGCGGCCGACAGCACCTGCTTCTGGCTGGTGGTGGCCAGGACCAGGTAGTTGCGCGAGGCGATGCCGCGCCCGGCCAGGGAATCGAGCTGCATGCGCAGCGCCGGGTCGCTGGCCTGCAGGCCGGCGGTGTCGATCAG
It encodes the following:
- a CDS encoding cobyrinic acid a,c-diamide synthase; protein product: MGSMHPVQVIAVTGGKGGVGKTNVSVNLSLALAELGRRVMLLDADLGLANVDVLLGLTPKRTLADVIEGRCDLRDVMLQGPGGIRVVPAASGTQSMVQLAPAQHAGLIQAFSEIGDNLDVLVIDTAAGIGDSVVSFVRAAQEVLLVVCDEPTSITDAYALIKLLNRDYGMNRFRVLANMAQSPQEGRNLFAKLTKVTDRFLDVALQYVGAVPYDECVRKAVQKQRAVYEAFPRSKCALAFKAIAQKVDSWPLPANPRGHLEFFVERLVQPTSAGPVL